The sequence CAAATCATAGTTATATGGTCTGGGCATTTTCTCACTCCCTAGCAACACGTTTATTATATGACAACCTTAAAAAGCTTAGCTATAGAGAAAAAGACACGGATGATTGTCGCGGCCTGCGTAGGGGATAGAAGTGTAGAGACGGTAAAAAAGTTACGGAAGAGAGTACCGATTATTTTTATACTGATTGTTGGTCAGTTTATCGGAAGGTAATTCCGCAATCCCAACATGCAGCCAGTGTCAAAGGGAGTGGTAGGACGTCCTTGATTGAGCGCTTCAACAACACTCTTAGACAGCGAGTTAGTCGCTTGACTAGGAGAACTCTGTCCTTTTCTAAAAACCTAGACAACCACATTGCATTATATTCAACTTCATCCACCACTATAATGCATCATTACTTACATAGCACTACCAGAGCTGTGGTAAATCACCACAGTGAAACGGCCTGCCCGTGGGTCACCTGCCCGCCACTGGGTCCTTCAATGGAGCTGTGGTTCATCACCACAGTGAAACTCTTATTGGCATCGTTTTGTCGCTTGAGATTGAAGCCTTCAATGGAGCTGTGGTTCATCACCACAGTGAAACCACACCGCTACGCAGACTTTTGTAGTAGCGGGGCAACCTTCAATGGAGCTGTGGTTCATCACCACAGTGAAACGGAACACGGCGCTACAAAAAGCTGAACAAAAAACAACCTTCAATGGAGCTGTGGTTCATCACCACAGTGAAACCCTGGTTAGAACGCCAGGGCTATGTGCCAGAACCACCTTCAATGGAGCTGTGGTTCATCACCACAGTGAAACCCCAGTCTGCATCTTGGGGCTGCTCCACCTTAAATTCCCTTCAATGGAGCTGTGGTTCATCACCACAGTGAAACGCGGTGGTTCACTCATCAGAATCTCCCCCTTAACACCCCTTCAATGGAGCTGTGGTTCATCACCACAGTGAAACTTTTGCTTGCGGAATACCCCAAATCAACTGCTAACTCCTTCAATGGAGCTGTGGTTCATCACCACAGTGAAACGCCTGTTCAGCTTCAGGTGTGCCAGGTGGGATGTACGCCCTTCAATGGAGCTGTGGTTCATCACCACAGTGAAACTTTCGTAGTGCATCAGCGGCCCATCCGGATTGCCCCACCTTCAATGGAGCTGTGGTTCATCACCACAGTGAAACTTATGCCTGCAACTGTTCAAGTCAGTTCACTTACTGGCCTTCAATGGAGCTGTGGTTCATCACCACAGTGAAACTCTCCTGTGGGCTTAGGATAGGCCGGTCATGAACACCTTCAATGGAGCTGTGGTTCATCACCACAGTGAAACCTTTCATCGCAATGGCCCGTCAATAGGGCTGTCTGGGGTTGGTTTTCGTGAAGGTCTCCCACAAAGGGACTTTTGTTAGTACATTGTTTCCACACTTTTAAGGAGATCACAAGCTCAACTATCGAATTGTCAAGGTTCTGACAGTTTTCGTGAACCACCTAGCGTTTGAGCACCCACTGGGGTTCGCAAACGACCTACCTCCATTCTAGGCAAGGGGTTGCTCAAGCAACCGGCGTAGCCAGGAACTAGGCCCATCTTACTAGTGATTGCGCTTAGTCCTTACCACGTGCTGATTTCTGTAAAGCTAGAAAAGCACTTCTACAGAATTACAGAAATACTGGCAACCGCCAGGATGCCACCCCAACTCCCTTGCCAGCTATCTGGGCACTGGCTTATGCTGGAAGCCACAGCACAAATACAGAAATACTGAAATGATTATTTCCGTGCAAAACCAAAAGGGGGGTGTGGGCAAGACCACCCTGAGCTTGCATATCGCTTCCGTCTTGGCCACCCAAGCCAAAGTCCTGCTCATTGATGCGGACCCCCAGGGCAGCGCCCGCGACTGGGCCGCTGCTAGACAACGCCCCCACCACTTCCCCATCGTCGCCATTGACCGCCCGACGGTCCACAAGGAAGTCCCCAAACTCGCGCCCGATTACGACTACATTCTCATTGACGGGCCTCCCCGCGTCACGGACCTAGCCCGCTCCTGCATCATTGCCGCCGATGTGGTCCTTATCCCGGTGCAGCCATCCCCCTACGACGTCTGGGCCGCCCAAGACATCGTGCGGCTGGTGCAGGAAGCCACGGTCATCAAACCAAATCTGAAATCTGTATTTGTGATTAATCGTAGAATTACAAATACAGCGATTGGGCGGGACGTCAAGGAGGCCCTGGCGGGTTTTGGTTTACCGGTGCTCCAGACCAGCCTGGCGCAGCGGGTGGTCTATGCCGAAAGTGCCGCCCGGGGCGAAGTCGTGATGGAAACTGCCCCTGCCAGCCCAGCCAGTCAAGAAGTCTATGCTCTCGTTCAGGAGTTGCTTGCCTATGCCTGCGAAAAAGGTGCCGTTGACGCCTAAGCCCCACCCCCGTGTAGAAGCGTTTGTCAGCGGGGGGTCGCCACGCCCTGTGAAGATGAAGCGCCTGACATTGGACATTCCGGAAGAGTTGCACCGTGCCATCAAGTTGCGTGCCGTCCAGCAGGGGGTCGCGATGGCGGACATGTTGCGGGCGGTTTTGCAAGAACTGTACGGCCAAGCGTCACACGAGTGATGGGCTTGTCTGTAAGTCTGTGATAGGATAGTACGTAGACTATCTGTCATCCTGCAAAGAGCGGTAGCTGACAGCCGCATTGAAGGGATGACAGCTCCATTGAAGCTTTTGCAATTAGGTGGCCAGTAGTACATTTGCATCAATTTCCGTGCTTGGATAGCACGGCTCCACTGTAGACAGCTCTGTCTCTTTAACACACCTACAGGCATCTTTCATGTCCAATCGGAACTTTCAGGATTTGTTCTGCCAGGCAACTGGCTACGCGGCGCCTTTTGATTACCAAGTCCAGTTTGCCCAAGCCGAGACACTCCCAACGCTGATTGAGGTACCCACTGGGCTAGGGAAACTGGCAACGGTGGTGTTGGGTTGGCTATGGCGACGGCGATACGCTCCAGACGCCATCCGCCAGCAGACACCGCGGCGTCTTGCTTACTGTTTACCCACCCGTACCCTGGTTGAACAGGCCCATGAACAAATTCAGGAATGGTTGGCCAACTTGGCGCTTGAGTCAGATGTCGGTCTGTACTTGCTCATGGGGGGTGCCGTTGCGCAAAACTGGGATGGCCAACCTGAGAAAGACCTCATCCTGGTCGGCACTCAGGAGCAACTGGTCAGCCGCGCCTTGAATCGGGGCTATGCCATGAGTCGTTACCGCTGGCCCATTCAATACGCGCAGCTCAACAACGATGTTCTCTGGGTCATGGACGAAACGCAATTGATGGGCATTACCGTGGCCACGACCGCCCAACTCCAGGGGTTTCGGGAGCAATTCGGCACCTATGGTCCGACCCACTCCATCTGGATGTCAGCAACCCTAGCTCCTTCGTTGCTCAATACCCCAGATTTTCAACCAAACCTTCAGGCACCTCATGCCGTTTTGCGATTGACTGACCAAGACCTGCAATCACGGCTTGTCCAGCAACGACTCCGAGCGGTCAAAACACTCCAGCAGCTGAATCTGACGCTGCCAAAACAGACGAAGCAAGCAGAGCGAGAAGCGGCCTATGTGCGAGCACTGGCTCAAGCAGTTTGGTCCCGCCACGAACCTGGGACATTGACGTTGGTCATCTGTAATCGTGTCCGCAGGGCGCAAGGGGTGTACCAGCACTTAGCGGCAATGGCGGCCAAAACGCCAGGGTGGTCAGAAAAGCTAGCGTTGGTCCATTCGCGGTTTCGGTTTTATGAGCGTCAGCAACAGGTGCAGACGATTCGCGCCTTCCGGACGGGTCAAGCCACGGGCCTGCTGGTCACAACGCAAGCAGTCGAAGCGGGTGTGGACTTGTCTGCCAAGCACCTGATTACCGAGTTGGCCCCTTGGTTTGCAATGGTGCAGCGGTTTGGGCGCTGCAACCGCAAAGGTGAGTTTAATGAAGCCTATGTGTACTGGGTGGAACCACCCGATGCGTTGCCGTACACCGCTGAAGAACTGGACAGGGCGCGGGGCTATCTCCAGCAACTGTCGGATGTGAGCCTGCAACGCTTGATGCATCTAGGCCCGTTGGGGGAGCCGCTAGAGATACCGGATGGATTGATCCCCCGCCGGAAAGACATTTTGGATCTCTTCGACACCTCGGCGGACCTGGCCGGGCATGATATTGACATCTCTCGGTTGATTCGCGATACCGACAATCTGGATGTCTACGTTGCCTGGCGCGATTGGCAGGGTGATAAGCCGGATCAGGATCTGGCTTTGCAAAGAGACGAATTGTGTCCTGTACGGCTTGCAGTGCTGCGTGACTTTCTAGAGACTGTGAAAGAGAAAGGAAAGGCCTGGATCTGGAAGGGGGAGTGGACTGTCGTCGAGTCGCTCTATCCAGGGCAACAACTGTTACTGCACTGCAACCTAGGAGGCTACGACTCACAACTCGGCTTTACTGGCCATGCCAAGCATAAACCAAAACCGGTACCGGTCAGCCATCACATCCCGATGGATGCAGATAACCGTGACATCCTGAGCTTCACAGGCAGGTGGGAATCGCTGCCAGACCACGCGTTGCAGACTGCCAACCAGGCACGACAGCTCTGCCAGGTGCTGGGCTACAGCAATCTCCCGGTGGAGGCGGTGGTGCGCGCTGCACAATGGCATGATGCAGGCAAGGCACACCCCGTCTTCCAAGCCATGCTCTGTCGGGACGAACCCACGCGGCAAAATAACGGTCTGTGGGCCAAAGCCCCACCGCAAGCGCAACCCTACGATTGGCCTCCAGAACGCCAGGGCTTCCGCCATGAACTGGTCAGCGCACTCATGGCTCTGCAACAAGGACAACCCTTCCTCATCGCTTACTTGGTTGCTTGTCATCATGGAAAGGTGCGTCTTGTGATTCAGCCACGGCCCCAGGAGAGCGCACCGGTACCGATGTTTGCTCTAGGTGTCCATGAGGGCGACCAAACACCCGCCGTGGACCTCGGTTCGGGACTCCAGATTCCGCCGCTGACCTTATCTCTGGAGGTCATGCAGCTGGGGCCAGGGTCTTGGGTGGAGCAAGCGCGGGGTTTACTCGACACCTATGGACCCTTCCGTTTGGCCTTTCTGGAGATGCTGGTCCGCCTGGCGGACTGGCGGGCATCCGCCTTACCAGTGGTTGAGCAACTCGAGTAATGGCAATGAAACAGTTGTGTCTTCCAGGTTGTCAGCCACAGCCGTTAGCTAGCTATCTCAAAGCACTTGGGGTCTTTCGCATCCTAGTCGAGCAAAAAGACCCTGAAGCCCGCTGCGGGTGGCATGCCGATGGGTTTTACTTGGTCACCCAGCTCGATGAACGCGCCTTCATCGATTTTTTCCTGAACGAGTACCAACCGAGTCCCATCGTGGCGCCCTGGAATGGCAGCACCGGC is a genomic window of Gloeomargarita sp. SKYB120 containing:
- a CDS encoding AAA family ATPase; its protein translation is MIISVQNQKGGVGKTTLSLHIASVLATQAKVLLIDADPQGSARDWAAARQRPHHFPIVAIDRPTVHKEVPKLAPDYDYILIDGPPRVTDLARSCIIAADVVLIPVQPSPYDVWAAQDIVRLVQEATVIKPNLKSVFVINRRITNTAIGRDVKEALAGFGLPVLQTSLAQRVVYAESAARGEVVMETAPASPASQEVYALVQELLAYACEKGAVDA
- a CDS encoding BrnA antitoxin family protein, producing MPAKKVPLTPKPHPRVEAFVSGGSPRPVKMKRLTLDIPEELHRAIKLRAVQQGVAMADMLRAVLQELYGQASHE
- the cas3 gene encoding CRISPR-associated helicase Cas3' produces the protein MSNRNFQDLFCQATGYAAPFDYQVQFAQAETLPTLIEVPTGLGKLATVVLGWLWRRRYAPDAIRQQTPRRLAYCLPTRTLVEQAHEQIQEWLANLALESDVGLYLLMGGAVAQNWDGQPEKDLILVGTQEQLVSRALNRGYAMSRYRWPIQYAQLNNDVLWVMDETQLMGITVATTAQLQGFREQFGTYGPTHSIWMSATLAPSLLNTPDFQPNLQAPHAVLRLTDQDLQSRLVQQRLRAVKTLQQLNLTLPKQTKQAEREAAYVRALAQAVWSRHEPGTLTLVICNRVRRAQGVYQHLAAMAAKTPGWSEKLALVHSRFRFYERQQQVQTIRAFRTGQATGLLVTTQAVEAGVDLSAKHLITELAPWFAMVQRFGRCNRKGEFNEAYVYWVEPPDALPYTAEELDRARGYLQQLSDVSLQRLMHLGPLGEPLEIPDGLIPRRKDILDLFDTSADLAGHDIDISRLIRDTDNLDVYVAWRDWQGDKPDQDLALQRDELCPVRLAVLRDFLETVKEKGKAWIWKGEWTVVESLYPGQQLLLHCNLGGYDSQLGFTGHAKHKPKPVPVSHHIPMDADNRDILSFTGRWESLPDHALQTANQARQLCQVLGYSNLPVEAVVRAAQWHDAGKAHPVFQAMLCRDEPTRQNNGLWAKAPPQAQPYDWPPERQGFRHELVSALMALQQGQPFLIAYLVACHHGKVRLVIQPRPQESAPVPMFALGVHEGDQTPAVDLGSGLQIPPLTLSLEVMQLGPGSWVEQARGLLDTYGPFRLAFLEMLVRLADWRASALPVVEQLE